In the Clostridium cellulovorans 743B genome, TCAGTTAGTTCTATACTAGCCCCATCAAAAATAGACCTTTTGAGGATATCCGTAGCAAATAATGCGTTTTCGCAAGCAATTATATCAAGTTCTTTTTTATTAACTTGTACTCTTTTTTCTAAAAGATCTCTTAAAACGTTTCCAGTACTAGCCAAATTATTAGCACCTATTGACGTTGTTATTAGGTCAGCTTCCGACACTGCTATTTCCAAAGCTTTAATATCTTTTAAATGTATTGCACTAACATTTTTAACTTCTTCTTTATTTTCTGAAGTACTTAAGGTTATAACTGTATAATTCTTATACTTATTAATAGCATCTACTAAGAAATCTGAAATATCCACAAAAGTAACATCATAGCCTGATTTATATTGTAAGTACCCAATAAAACCTCTTCCTATATTGCCAGCACCAAAATGAACTGCTTTCATATTACATTTCCCCCTCTTCAATTATAGAAATTATTTCTTCTGGAGAACTTGAGTTTTTTAGTCGTTCAACATTCTCTTCATATTGTACTGTTAATGCAATTTGAGATAATATCTCCATATGGGCATCACCTACTCCAGCTATGCCTATAACAATATAAGCAATATTTCCATCACCAAAATCTACACCACTTGGATATTGAAGTATTACTATTCCTGAGTTTAAGATTTCTTTCTTATATTCATTCATTCCATGAGGAATGGCTACTCCGTTTCCAATATAAGTAGTGACTTCTTCCTCCCTAGCTTTCATACCTTCTATATAATTTTCTTTCACATACCCATTTACTACCAACAACTTACCTGCTCTTTCGATAGCTTCATGTTTTGATTCTGAAGCTAAGTTAAGTACAATATTTTGTTTTGATAAAACTTCCATCCTATTTGTCCTCCTCAATATTTACAATATTAATTAAATAGTCCCTAATATCTTTTAAGTTTCCTATTTTTAACATTTCAACAAAATCATCATATTCTATTAATGCTGAACTAACTTTGCCTAACATCTGCAATATATAATTACTTTCTGAGTTTCTTGCAAGTAATACTAAAAATGTATCCACATCTTCTGTTGTAAAACCTACACTTCCCATAGAAAGTGATTTTTCAAGTCTATATACTCCTATTAGAGGAGTGCTCATTTCATCGCTCCGAGTATGAATTAATGCAATGTTACTACCTGGAACAACTACATTTCCCTTTTCTTCTCTTTTAAATATGAGTTCTCTTACTACTTCCTTATCTTTAATAAATTTTTTGTCTGCTAAGTCGTCAACAACATGATTTATCAAATCTACGAAAGTCTCAACATTTGCTTTTTCTAATTGAAAGTTTTTTATTACTGAATTAGCTATCTCATACTCAGTATTTGAAATTTCATTTTTATTTGTTTCATTTTTAGTATCAGTAAATTTTTCTTTACTGATAGCATTGACTTTTAAATTAAAAATGAAATTGCTTATCTTCTCAATATTTTCTTGAGTTAAAAATGGAGATACTTCTATAATATTACTTGCCTCATTTGACATTACCGGAACAGTAGCTAATATTAAATCATATTTATTTTCTAAATTTGAATCGTTTATATCATGTAAAGATCCAATAGTAATATCCTCTATATCCGGAAAAAGAGATTTTATCTTATTATTTATAATTCTTGATGTAGCTATTCCCCCCGAGCATACAATGAGTACCTTTATTTTTTTTAATATAGACTGCTGTCTCTGAATTGCAA is a window encoding:
- a CDS encoding PTS sugar transporter subunit IIA, with amino-acid sequence MEVLSKQNIVLNLASESKHEAIERAGKLLVVNGYVKENYIEGMKAREEEVTTYIGNGVAIPHGMNEYKKEILNSGIVILQYPSGVDFGDGNIAYIVIGIAGVGDAHMEILSQIALTVQYEENVERLKNSSSPEEIISIIEEGEM